One bacterium DNA segment encodes these proteins:
- a CDS encoding proline racemase family protein has product MLFMHNEGYSTMCGHGVIGLVTVLLETGQLPAVAPETSVTLDTPAGVVRARARVEAGRVRDVTIANVPSFTYATREVAVPGWGVVAATVAYGGAFYVLVDAPAAGLGTSPGPLPSLVATSAAIKAAVGAALEVAHPLEPEIRGLYGVVLSWPGQHPGANRTSLTVFADSAVDRSPCGTCTSALMAALWTAGALALGEPFVNESLVGTRFSGRLLSETTVASYRAAVPEVTGSAAITGFHTFVLDEDDPLPEGFLLR; this is encoded by the coding sequence GTGCTCTTCATGCACAACGAGGGGTACAGCACGATGTGCGGGCACGGCGTGATCGGCCTCGTGACCGTGCTGCTCGAGACCGGGCAGCTCCCCGCGGTGGCTCCGGAAACGTCGGTCACCCTGGACACGCCCGCCGGGGTTGTGCGGGCACGCGCGCGCGTCGAGGCCGGCCGCGTGCGGGACGTGACGATCGCCAATGTGCCGTCGTTCACCTACGCGACCCGCGAGGTCGCGGTGCCGGGGTGGGGCGTGGTGGCGGCGACGGTGGCCTACGGGGGGGCGTTTTACGTGCTGGTGGATGCCCCCGCCGCGGGCTTGGGAACCTCACCCGGTCCGCTCCCCTCGCTCGTCGCGACGAGCGCGGCGATCAAGGCGGCGGTCGGCGCGGCGCTGGAGGTGGCGCATCCGCTGGAGCCGGAGATCCGCGGTCTCTACGGCGTCGTCCTCTCCTGGCCCGGGCAGCATCCGGGGGCAAACCGCACGAGCCTCACCGTATTCGCGGACTCCGCCGTCGATCGATCCCCCTGCGGTACCTGCACCTCGGCGCTGATGGCCGCCCTCTGGACGGCGGGGGCCCTGGCTTTGGGTGAGCCGTTCGTCAACGAGAGCCTGGTCGGCACGCGGTTTTCGGGGCGGCTGCTTTCGGAGACCACCGTGGCGTCCTATCGCGCGGCGGTGCCGGAGGTGACGGGATCGGCGGCGATTACGGGGTTTCACACCTTCGTGTTGGACGAGGACGATCCACTTCCGGAGGGTTTTCTGTTGCGCTGA